One Spirochaeta africana DSM 8902 genomic window carries:
- the purM gene encoding phosphoribosylformylglycinamidine cyclo-ligase, which yields MDYASAGVDIQKGDAFAEFIAGQKSRAVSKGIGGFAGGIPIDLSRYTSPVMLSTTDGVGTKLLVAKQLQQYDTVGIDLVAMCVNDLAAAGADPISFLDYIACGGIRDDILQPVIQGIIAGCEQAGCTLVGGETAEMPDMYAPDDIDLAGFAVGIADADQLLPQEDILPGDSIFGLASNGIHSNGLSLARKAIPETDLELRRELLVPTRIYVSELARLRASGLVKAAAHITGGGLVANTERVLPQGLSVAAGFDWPVPPIFDRIQQAGSIETAEMRRVFNMGVGMTIVVRETSAFREYAQANGIELIEVGTVTAGE from the coding sequence ATGGATTATGCATCTGCTGGAGTCGATATTCAAAAGGGTGATGCCTTTGCCGAATTCATTGCCGGCCAGAAGTCGCGGGCAGTTTCGAAGGGCATTGGCGGCTTTGCCGGCGGCATACCGATCGACCTCTCCCGCTATACCAGCCCGGTGATGCTGTCGACCACCGACGGGGTTGGCACCAAATTGCTGGTGGCCAAACAGCTGCAACAGTATGATACCGTCGGAATCGACCTGGTGGCAATGTGCGTCAATGATCTGGCCGCAGCCGGGGCAGATCCGATCAGCTTTCTGGACTACATTGCCTGCGGCGGGATTCGCGACGACATCCTCCAACCAGTTATCCAGGGGATTATTGCCGGCTGTGAACAGGCTGGCTGCACCCTGGTTGGCGGTGAAACCGCCGAGATGCCGGATATGTATGCCCCCGATGACATCGATCTGGCCGGATTTGCGGTGGGAATTGCGGATGCCGACCAGTTGCTCCCGCAGGAGGACATCCTTCCCGGCGACAGCATTTTCGGACTGGCGAGTAACGGCATCCACTCAAACGGGCTTTCCCTGGCACGCAAGGCAATCCCCGAGACCGATCTGGAGCTGCGCCGTGAACTGCTGGTACCGACCCGGATCTATGTTTCCGAACTGGCCCGCCTCAGGGCCAGCGGTCTGGTCAAGGCTGCTGCCCATATAACCGGCGGCGGCCTGGTAGCAAACACTGAACGGGTTCTGCCACAAGGCCTCTCGGTAGCCGCCGGTTTTGACTGGCCGGTACCACCCATCTTTGATCGCATCCAGCAGGCCGGCAGTATAGAGACCGCCGAAATGCGTCGGGTGTTCAACATGGGAGTCGGCATGACCATAGTGGTCCGCGAAACCAGCGCCTTCCGCGAGTACGCCCAGGCGAACGGTATCGAGCTGATCGAGGTTGGAACCGTTACAGCCGGGGAGTGA
- a CDS encoding formyltransferase family protein yields the protein MARCAVFASGNGSNFLHIQESLHRDPVHQLACLVCDRPDAPVVQRALRGGTPVLPLVYQRDAAGKLDRRTAERGVIPLLQRLQVDCLVFAGFMRLITPTLLNAFPDRILNIHPSLLPRHPGARGLADSIASDDQQLGITIHLVDEGMDTGPVICQQSFTRVSGAAPEQEEQQIHELEHTTYPRVIREFLDTLSG from the coding sequence ATGGCACGCTGCGCAGTATTCGCCTCTGGGAACGGGTCCAATTTTCTGCATATCCAGGAATCCCTGCACCGGGATCCGGTGCACCAACTGGCCTGCCTGGTCTGCGACCGGCCTGATGCACCGGTGGTGCAGCGAGCCCTGCGAGGAGGCACCCCGGTGCTGCCGCTGGTATACCAGCGTGATGCAGCAGGCAAGCTGGACCGCCGGACAGCCGAACGCGGGGTCATCCCGCTGCTGCAGCGCCTCCAGGTTGATTGCCTGGTATTTGCCGGCTTTATGCGACTGATTACCCCTACCCTGCTGAATGCCTTTCCTGACCGCATCCTGAACATCCATCCCAGTCTCCTGCCCCGTCATCCGGGAGCTCGAGGGCTGGCCGACAGCATCGCATCGGATGATCAACAGCTTGGTATTACCATCCACCTGGTTGATGAAGGTATGGATACCGGCCCGGTAATCTGCCAGCAGTCCTTTACCCGCGTATCCGGTGCCGCACCCGAGCAGGAAGAGCAGCAGATCCATGAACTTGAACACACAACCTACCCGCGGGTGATCCGGGAATTTCTGGACACACTATCCGGCTGA